One region of Arthrobacter sp. StoSoilB22 genomic DNA includes:
- a CDS encoding alkaline phosphatase D family protein gives MENISRRSLITASLGAGLVAALPGTAVASPAVAVSTADDAGLRTHPFTLGIASGEPWPDGFVIWTRLAVNPVAEDGLGGMPSRNVAVAWEVAEDPAMRRVVARGVEHARIETAHSVHVELKGLRPGREYFYRFRTGRHLSEVGRTLTSPAPGETPAALAMAFASCAQYEHGYFTAYKRLAEDHPDLVLHLGDYLYEYKKDSYVIGGGNPRDHEGPETVSLAGYRQRHAQYKADADLQAAHAIAPWLVVWDDHEVDNNWADEIPENSDPGQLNDTTEHFRQRRSAAFQAYYENMPLRASSVPAGYDMKIYRTIQWGQLANFHMMDTRQYRDDQLAGDGWKKNVAERLDENRTITGAEQEKWLLDGFKNSTQRWDILGQQVFFAERDRDKAPNIDDVSMDGWDGYAASRRRITQGWLDAKVRNAVVLTGDVHRHWATNLKVDYKDPAAAVVGTELVCSSITSTGDGTGSTTDPTMAWNPHLKFYNDNRGFVNTRITKEAMTADFRVLDYVTTPGAPVSTKKSFTINDRVPGLS, from the coding sequence ATGGAAAACATCTCCCGCCGATCCCTCATCACCGCCAGCCTCGGGGCCGGACTCGTCGCCGCCCTGCCTGGCACCGCCGTCGCCAGTCCCGCCGTAGCGGTTTCAACAGCGGACGACGCCGGTCTCCGCACCCATCCGTTCACGCTTGGCATCGCATCGGGCGAGCCGTGGCCCGACGGCTTTGTGATCTGGACCCGGCTGGCAGTGAACCCCGTGGCCGAAGATGGCTTGGGCGGCATGCCCTCCCGCAACGTCGCCGTCGCCTGGGAAGTCGCAGAAGATCCGGCGATGCGCCGGGTAGTAGCCCGCGGCGTCGAACATGCCAGAATCGAAACCGCCCACTCGGTGCACGTAGAACTCAAAGGTCTCCGACCCGGCCGGGAGTACTTCTACCGCTTCCGGACAGGACGGCACCTGAGTGAAGTTGGCCGCACCCTGACAAGCCCCGCACCCGGCGAGACCCCTGCTGCGCTGGCCATGGCATTCGCCAGCTGCGCACAGTACGAGCACGGCTACTTCACCGCGTACAAGCGGCTGGCCGAAGACCACCCGGATCTGGTGCTGCACCTCGGCGACTACCTCTACGAGTACAAAAAGGACAGCTACGTGATCGGCGGCGGCAACCCCCGTGATCATGAGGGCCCGGAGACAGTCAGTCTGGCGGGTTACCGCCAGCGGCACGCCCAATACAAGGCCGATGCCGATCTGCAGGCTGCGCACGCAATCGCGCCTTGGCTGGTGGTGTGGGATGACCACGAGGTGGACAACAACTGGGCGGACGAGATCCCCGAGAACAGCGACCCCGGCCAGCTCAACGACACCACGGAGCACTTCCGGCAGCGCCGCTCCGCAGCCTTCCAGGCGTACTACGAAAACATGCCGCTGCGCGCGTCATCGGTTCCGGCTGGATACGACATGAAGATCTACCGCACCATCCAGTGGGGCCAGCTGGCCAACTTCCACATGATGGACACCCGCCAGTACCGGGACGACCAGCTCGCCGGGGACGGCTGGAAGAAGAACGTGGCCGAGCGTCTGGACGAGAACCGCACCATCACCGGTGCTGAGCAGGAAAAGTGGCTGCTGGACGGATTCAAGAACTCCACGCAACGCTGGGACATCCTGGGCCAGCAGGTCTTCTTCGCCGAACGGGACCGCGACAAGGCGCCGAACATCGACGACGTCTCCATGGACGGCTGGGACGGCTATGCCGCTTCCCGCCGCAGGATCACCCAAGGCTGGTTGGACGCCAAGGTGCGCAACGCCGTCGTACTCACCGGCGACGTTCACCGCCACTGGGCCACCAACCTCAAAGTGGACTACAAAGACCCTGCCGCAGCGGTGGTAGGAACAGAACTGGTGTGCTCGTCCATTACCTCCACGGGTGACGGCACAGGATCCACCACCGACCCCACCATGGCCTGGAACCCGCACCTGAAGTTCTACAACGACAACCGCGGCTTCGTGAACACGCGCATTACCAAGGAGGCCATGACCGCCGACTTCCGTGTGCTGGACTACGTCACCACGCCGGGCGCCCCGGTCAGCACCAAGAAGTCGTTCACCATCAACGATCGCGTCCCCGGCCTCTCCTGA
- a CDS encoding zinc-dependent alcohol dehydrogenase family protein gives MRAVVFDEVRTQPDVREVAKPQAPAGGVVVRVLATGMCRSDWHAWAGHDDIAMPHVPGHELAGVIDAVGEGVQRWKVGDRVTVPFVCGCGTCEWCLAGEAQVCPDQQQPGFTHWGSFAEFVALHAADSNLVAIPDGVEFTTAASLGCRFATAYRALAARAQVKAGEWVTVVGAGGVGLSAVMIAKAMGAKVIAVDRNPQALAVAERLGADHTVLADGADIPAAVNALSGGGSHVAVDAVGSEQTCADAILSLRRRGRHVQIGLLPSVDGNPQVPMARVIGWELDLLGSHGMAAVDYPGMMALIEQGALQPQLLIERTIGLEDAAALLPGFDQANPAGMTMIDPAL, from the coding sequence GTGCGCGCAGTAGTTTTTGATGAGGTCCGGACCCAGCCCGACGTGAGGGAAGTCGCCAAACCCCAGGCTCCCGCGGGAGGTGTGGTGGTGAGAGTGTTGGCAACAGGCATGTGCCGCAGCGACTGGCATGCCTGGGCCGGCCACGATGACATCGCCATGCCCCATGTGCCTGGCCATGAGCTCGCCGGTGTGATCGACGCCGTCGGCGAAGGCGTTCAGCGCTGGAAGGTGGGCGACCGCGTCACCGTCCCTTTCGTCTGCGGGTGCGGAACCTGCGAATGGTGCCTGGCCGGCGAGGCGCAGGTGTGCCCGGACCAACAGCAGCCCGGCTTCACCCACTGGGGATCGTTCGCCGAGTTTGTGGCCCTGCACGCTGCGGACAGCAACTTGGTTGCCATTCCTGACGGTGTTGAGTTCACGACGGCGGCAAGCCTCGGCTGCCGCTTCGCCACGGCATACCGTGCGCTGGCAGCCCGTGCCCAGGTGAAGGCCGGCGAGTGGGTGACCGTGGTGGGCGCCGGCGGCGTAGGGCTGAGCGCTGTGATGATCGCTAAGGCCATGGGAGCAAAGGTCATTGCCGTGGACCGGAACCCCCAGGCCCTGGCTGTTGCCGAGCGATTGGGTGCCGACCATACTGTGCTCGCTGATGGTGCGGACATCCCGGCCGCAGTCAACGCCCTCTCCGGCGGAGGCAGCCACGTGGCGGTGGACGCCGTCGGAAGTGAACAGACCTGTGCCGACGCGATCTTGAGCCTTCGCAGGCGGGGCCGGCACGTCCAGATCGGTTTGCTGCCGTCAGTCGACGGTAACCCGCAAGTACCCATGGCGCGTGTGATCGGCTGGGAGTTGGACCTCTTGGGCAGTCACGGTATGGCCGCCGTGGACTATCCGGGCATGATGGCGCTCATTGAACAGGGCGCGCTCCAGCCACAGCTGCTGATCGAACGCACCATTGGCTTGGAAGACGCCGCTGCACTGTTGCCCGGGTTCGACCAAGCCAACCCCGCTGGCATGACCATGATTGACCCTGCCCTCTAA
- a CDS encoding hydroxyacid dehydrogenase — translation MTTTELNVALAMGPGVVSRVFPSRRLESLPRGLRLLSPEPMEDFTSSRSLELLAETDILITGWGCPKLDSVALTAAPRLTHVLHAGGTVKHHVSDECWERGIHISTAADANSIPVAEYTVAMILLANKRVLQIARKLHTEKVEIEPDLVFPDMGNFGKRVGIIGASRIGRHVIRLLKAYDLQIVVADPFLDDAEAAVLGVERLSLEELVAGCDVVSLHAPSLPSTLNLVHEGLVAGLKPGATFINTARGELVDQDALLRRIEQGDLYAVLDVTTPWVLPADSGFYTHPNVLLTPHLAGSLGTELERMAVSTIQEARRVARGEPLLHRLHAKDLAFTA, via the coding sequence GTGACCACCACCGAGCTGAACGTCGCACTGGCCATGGGTCCCGGCGTCGTATCCCGGGTCTTCCCCTCCCGTAGGCTGGAGTCCCTGCCCCGTGGACTGCGGCTGCTCAGCCCGGAGCCCATGGAGGATTTCACGTCGTCGCGTTCACTGGAGCTCCTCGCGGAGACGGACATCCTCATCACCGGCTGGGGTTGCCCGAAGCTGGACTCCGTTGCCCTGACCGCGGCCCCGCGTTTGACCCACGTCCTCCACGCCGGAGGTACGGTCAAGCATCACGTCAGCGATGAGTGCTGGGAGCGTGGCATCCACATCAGCACGGCCGCGGACGCCAACTCCATTCCGGTTGCCGAATACACGGTGGCCATGATCCTGCTGGCCAACAAGAGAGTCCTGCAGATCGCCCGCAAGCTCCACACCGAGAAGGTCGAAATCGAGCCGGACCTGGTGTTTCCGGACATGGGCAACTTCGGCAAGCGAGTAGGCATCATCGGGGCCTCCAGGATCGGCAGGCATGTAATCCGCCTGCTTAAGGCCTACGACCTTCAGATCGTGGTGGCCGATCCCTTCCTGGACGACGCCGAGGCGGCCGTCCTCGGCGTCGAACGTCTCAGCCTGGAAGAGCTGGTAGCGGGTTGTGACGTCGTGAGCCTCCACGCGCCGTCGCTCCCGTCCACCCTCAATCTGGTCCACGAAGGGCTTGTAGCCGGCCTCAAACCCGGAGCCACCTTCATCAACACAGCCCGCGGGGAACTGGTGGACCAGGACGCACTCCTTCGTCGCATTGAGCAGGGAGACCTTTACGCCGTACTGGACGTGACCACCCCCTGGGTGCTTCCGGCTGACTCCGGCTTCTACACACATCCCAACGTGCTGCTGACACCACATCTGGCGGGTTCGCTGGGAACGGAGTTGGAACGCATGGCTGTCAGCACCATCCAAGAAGCCCGTCGGGTGGCCCGGGGCGAACCGCTCCTCCACAGGCTGCACGCGAAGGATCTCGCCTTCACCGCCTGA
- a CDS encoding DUF4230 domain-containing protein, with protein sequence MKFFKARVLLWPLVLVTPLVIAGLVAIFASGALNALALNSLFGSNSSERDSQVQQSVTRVQEVALVSLHIEGVARHESSGEILGVVVPASEKTTLIQYKFDAKLGIDGSKVKIEPTGKDSYRVTIPEFIGIGYEDPVFEDPLESSEALSWLTPAAVQTRMITNILSDDNKQKYISQNDGALREQAQAFYSGVIASVDPKIQLEFEFAQ encoded by the coding sequence ATGAAGTTCTTCAAAGCAAGGGTTCTGCTCTGGCCACTCGTCCTGGTCACCCCTTTGGTTATTGCAGGATTGGTCGCCATATTCGCTTCCGGCGCCCTCAATGCCCTGGCACTCAATTCTCTCTTCGGCAGCAACTCGAGCGAACGCGATTCCCAGGTGCAACAGTCCGTCACCCGCGTGCAAGAGGTTGCTTTGGTCAGCCTGCACATTGAGGGGGTGGCACGGCACGAAAGTTCAGGCGAAATCCTCGGAGTGGTTGTACCTGCCAGCGAGAAGACCACGCTGATCCAGTACAAGTTCGACGCAAAACTTGGCATCGACGGGTCAAAGGTGAAAATCGAACCCACCGGTAAAGACTCATACCGGGTGACCATCCCCGAATTCATCGGGATTGGTTACGAAGATCCCGTGTTCGAAGATCCGCTGGAAAGCAGTGAAGCGCTCAGCTGGCTAACACCGGCAGCGGTCCAAACCCGCATGATCACCAACATTCTCAGCGACGACAACAAGCAGAAGTACATCTCTCAAAATGACGGTGCTCTCCGGGAGCAGGCCCAGGCTTTTTACTCTGGAGTCATCGCGAGCGTGGATCCAAAAATCCAGCTTGAATTTGAATTCGCACAGTAA
- a CDS encoding TetR/AcrR family transcriptional regulator encodes MPKIVDHDQRRLELVDATWRIIARLGMEGATMREIAEEAGFANGALKPYFPTKDLLLTSAFAHVFNRTNQRIATMTDGLSGVAALRAFCAEVLPLDEERVNEARIVIPFWQKALNDADMAALHSDSMSQWHATITAHCAAARAAGEISTPIGDAAVADHLLNMMLGAQIVVALSPAEHFSQDLAGQLDNYLALLAA; translated from the coding sequence ATGCCAAAGATTGTTGACCACGATCAACGACGCCTCGAACTAGTGGACGCGACTTGGCGGATCATCGCGAGGCTGGGCATGGAAGGTGCAACCATGCGCGAAATCGCTGAGGAAGCAGGCTTCGCCAACGGCGCCCTCAAGCCCTACTTCCCCACCAAGGACCTCCTGCTGACGTCGGCGTTCGCGCACGTCTTCAACCGCACCAACCAGCGCATCGCCACCATGACGGATGGACTCTCAGGAGTGGCGGCCCTCCGCGCGTTCTGCGCCGAAGTCCTGCCGCTGGATGAAGAACGCGTCAACGAAGCCCGCATCGTGATTCCGTTCTGGCAGAAGGCGCTGAACGATGCTGACATGGCAGCACTCCACAGCGATTCCATGAGCCAGTGGCATGCCACCATCACGGCTCATTGCGCAGCAGCCCGGGCGGCCGGTGAGATCAGCACCCCTATCGGGGACGCCGCCGTCGCCGACCACCTGCTCAACATGATGCTCGGCGCACAGATCGTGGTGGCATTGTCCCCGGCTGAACATTTTTCGCAGGATCTTGCGGGGCAGTTGGATAACTATCTGGCGCTACTCGCGGCGTAG
- a CDS encoding pyridoxal phosphate-dependent aminotransferase yields the protein MRPMQHSSKLQNVRYELRGPILQAAKAMEAEGHRILKMNLGDTAPFGLEAPESVVVDMIHHLRGAQGYSDSKGIFSARTAISQYYQTRGLMTIGVEDVFVGNGVSELISMTLQAFMENGDEILIPAPDYPLWTAAVTLTGGNPVHYLCDEEENWWPDMADVEAKITPRTKGIVIINPNNPTGAVYPRHILEQFADLARKHDLVLFSDEIYEKIRYVDAPHIHMASVAEDVCVLTFSGLSKAYRMPGYRAGWVAVTGPRTATAAYRESLELLASLRLCANVPAQHAIQTCLGGYQSIEALIRPGGRLRDQRDLAWKLLTSIPGVSCVPAAGAMYLFPRLDPEIYPIASDEKFVLQLLQEQKILVSHGTAFNWPTPDHFRFVILPATEDIEEAVRRIDHFLAAYRNRPADAPK from the coding sequence ATGCGTCCGATGCAGCACTCCAGCAAACTTCAGAATGTCCGCTACGAACTCCGTGGGCCCATCCTCCAAGCGGCCAAGGCCATGGAGGCCGAGGGGCACCGCATTCTCAAAATGAATCTGGGTGACACGGCACCGTTTGGACTGGAGGCCCCGGAGTCTGTTGTGGTGGATATGATCCATCACCTTCGCGGTGCGCAGGGTTACAGCGACTCCAAGGGCATTTTCTCCGCCCGCACCGCCATCTCGCAGTACTACCAGACGCGCGGACTGATGACGATCGGCGTCGAGGATGTCTTTGTTGGCAACGGCGTCAGCGAGCTCATCTCCATGACCCTACAGGCGTTCATGGAGAACGGCGACGAAATCCTCATCCCGGCGCCCGATTACCCTCTGTGGACCGCAGCGGTGACCCTGACTGGCGGAAACCCGGTGCACTATTTGTGCGATGAGGAGGAGAACTGGTGGCCGGACATGGCGGACGTCGAAGCCAAGATCACCCCGCGCACCAAGGGCATTGTGATCATCAATCCGAACAACCCCACCGGCGCCGTCTACCCCCGGCACATTCTGGAACAGTTCGCGGACCTGGCCCGTAAGCATGACCTCGTTCTGTTCTCGGATGAGATTTACGAGAAGATCCGCTACGTCGATGCCCCCCATATTCACATGGCCTCGGTGGCGGAGGACGTCTGCGTCTTGACCTTCAGCGGGTTGTCCAAGGCGTACCGCATGCCCGGATACCGGGCAGGTTGGGTTGCTGTTACCGGCCCCCGAACGGCAACCGCTGCTTACCGGGAGTCCTTGGAACTGCTGGCCTCATTGCGGTTGTGTGCGAACGTTCCGGCCCAGCACGCAATCCAGACCTGCCTGGGTGGGTACCAAAGCATCGAAGCGCTCATCCGTCCTGGCGGAAGGCTCCGCGACCAGCGGGACCTGGCGTGGAAGCTCCTCACCTCGATCCCGGGCGTCAGTTGCGTTCCCGCAGCGGGTGCCATGTACCTGTTTCCTCGCTTGGATCCCGAGATCTACCCGATTGCCTCAGACGAGAAGTTCGTCCTCCAACTCCTGCAGGAACAGAAAATCCTGGTCTCGCACGGAACGGCCTTCAATTGGCCCACGCCGGACCATTTCCGGTTTGTGATCCTGCCGGCTACGGAGGACATTGAGGAAGCGGTGCGCCGGATCGACCATTTCCTCGCCGCGTACCGGAACCGCCCCGCGGACGCACCCAAGTAG
- a CDS encoding HAD-IC family P-type ATPase gives MPENAKDEPGAAVRLVGSAVQGLSTAEVAERVAAGQTNAFVQDTSRSVWSIVRANVLTLFNGIILACFIVLFAIGRWQDALFGFSAIANAVIGSVQEYRAKRALDRLALLNAPHARVMRDGSEAEIALDDVVLDDTLVLRAGDQVPADGLVSGSRGLQVDESMLTGESDAVEKEIGDRVLSGSVVVAGEGSAVVDRVGADSFANSLAAEAKRFSLVASELRSSIDRVLKWVTWFVGPVALLVLNAQMIAQGGWAEASASGAWRDAATATIAAVVAMVPLGLVLMTSITFAVGAVKLARQQVLVQELPAVEGLARVDIICLDKTGTLTQGDIVFDDAHPLTARPGWESVLSWYGVQKDANATARSLAGHFNEPASLPLDRVPFSSARKWSAVIFEDGMWILGGPEMVFPDRDSSDPVKRQLATQAAELATTGRRTLVLAHGTPTDDETVPPDAVPVVLLTFKENIRPDAAETLTYFAAQDVDVRIISGDNPQTVAAIAREVGLDAPHGFDARELPDDDHDLLEVINNNVVFGRVTPDQKKRIVVALKGAGRTVAMTGDGVNDALAIKEADIGVAMNSGAAATKAVARLVLLDGKFSHLPSVVAEGRQVIANIERVSMLFLTKTAYATFLAIAFGILLLPFPFLPRQLSVTDGLTIGIPAFFLALLPNAQRYVPGFLRRSLTFAVPAGVSVTLGLASYARLAANMQIPEGEIRTGSTLILAIIGIWILVVLSRPVTRFKGMVIGAMMIGLVLVYSVPIARDFLQFTDPTLPTAVLILGTSVACIALIEVVRFVHRRVAYRDAQEALHQRVSK, from the coding sequence GTGCCGGAAAACGCGAAGGATGAACCAGGGGCGGCCGTCCGGCTCGTCGGATCTGCCGTGCAAGGCCTGAGCACTGCCGAGGTCGCCGAGAGGGTGGCCGCGGGGCAAACCAACGCGTTCGTCCAAGACACCAGCCGCAGCGTCTGGAGCATCGTCCGCGCCAACGTGCTCACCCTGTTCAACGGCATCATCCTGGCCTGCTTCATTGTTCTGTTCGCGATCGGCCGCTGGCAGGATGCCCTCTTCGGTTTCAGCGCCATCGCCAACGCCGTGATCGGCAGTGTCCAGGAGTACCGGGCCAAGCGTGCGTTGGACCGACTGGCGCTCCTAAACGCGCCGCATGCCCGGGTAATGCGTGATGGATCAGAGGCAGAGATCGCCCTCGATGACGTTGTGCTGGACGACACCCTCGTCCTGAGGGCCGGAGACCAGGTGCCGGCGGACGGTTTGGTGTCTGGATCACGCGGACTCCAAGTGGACGAATCCATGCTGACAGGCGAATCCGATGCCGTGGAGAAGGAAATCGGGGATCGCGTGTTGTCCGGCTCTGTGGTGGTCGCCGGTGAAGGGTCAGCGGTGGTGGATCGGGTGGGCGCAGATTCCTTCGCCAACTCGCTCGCCGCGGAAGCCAAACGATTCTCCCTTGTAGCGTCCGAGCTCCGCTCCTCGATCGACCGCGTCCTGAAATGGGTCACCTGGTTCGTCGGTCCCGTGGCGTTATTGGTTCTGAACGCACAGATGATTGCCCAGGGCGGGTGGGCAGAGGCCTCGGCAAGTGGAGCGTGGCGGGACGCAGCGACGGCGACTATTGCCGCCGTCGTCGCCATGGTCCCACTGGGGCTGGTGCTGATGACCAGCATCACCTTCGCTGTGGGGGCGGTAAAGCTGGCCCGCCAGCAGGTGCTGGTGCAGGAGCTGCCCGCGGTGGAAGGACTTGCCCGGGTGGATATCATTTGCCTCGACAAGACCGGGACACTCACCCAGGGCGACATCGTTTTCGACGACGCGCACCCGCTCACCGCCCGTCCTGGTTGGGAGTCGGTGCTGTCCTGGTATGGCGTGCAGAAAGATGCGAACGCAACGGCCCGCAGCCTCGCCGGCCACTTCAACGAGCCAGCCAGCCTCCCACTTGACCGGGTGCCCTTCTCGTCCGCCCGCAAATGGAGCGCGGTGATTTTCGAGGACGGGATGTGGATCCTGGGCGGCCCGGAAATGGTGTTCCCGGACCGCGACTCCAGCGATCCCGTGAAGCGGCAACTTGCCACCCAAGCCGCGGAGTTGGCAACCACCGGCCGGCGCACGCTGGTCCTTGCCCACGGCACACCCACCGACGACGAGACTGTTCCGCCAGATGCTGTCCCAGTGGTCCTCCTGACGTTCAAGGAGAATATCCGTCCCGACGCTGCGGAGACACTCACGTATTTCGCAGCACAGGATGTGGATGTCCGGATCATTTCCGGTGACAACCCACAAACGGTGGCCGCGATCGCCCGGGAAGTGGGGCTGGATGCACCTCACGGCTTTGATGCCCGCGAATTGCCCGACGACGACCACGATTTGCTGGAAGTCATCAACAACAACGTGGTCTTTGGCCGGGTGACTCCAGACCAGAAGAAAAGGATCGTCGTTGCGCTGAAGGGTGCGGGCCGCACGGTTGCCATGACCGGCGACGGCGTCAACGATGCCTTGGCCATCAAGGAAGCCGATATTGGTGTGGCCATGAATTCCGGTGCCGCCGCCACCAAAGCGGTGGCCCGGCTGGTGCTCCTTGACGGCAAGTTCTCGCACCTGCCCAGCGTGGTTGCCGAGGGCCGTCAGGTCATTGCCAACATTGAGCGCGTCTCCATGCTGTTCCTGACTAAAACCGCGTACGCCACCTTCCTTGCCATCGCGTTCGGAATCCTGCTGCTGCCGTTCCCGTTCCTTCCGCGTCAGCTGAGCGTGACTGACGGCCTGACCATCGGCATTCCTGCCTTCTTCCTGGCGCTGCTGCCCAATGCTCAGCGCTACGTTCCCGGTTTCCTGCGGCGCTCACTCACTTTCGCCGTCCCTGCGGGAGTCTCCGTAACTTTGGGGCTTGCCTCCTACGCGCGGCTCGCAGCGAACATGCAAATTCCGGAAGGGGAGATCCGGACCGGGTCCACACTCATCCTGGCGATCATCGGCATCTGGATTCTGGTGGTGCTCTCACGTCCCGTCACCCGTTTCAAGGGGATGGTCATCGGCGCCATGATGATCGGGCTTGTTCTGGTCTATTCGGTGCCGATTGCCCGTGACTTCCTGCAATTCACGGATCCGACGCTGCCCACGGCAGTACTGATCCTGGGAACATCCGTTGCCTGCATCGCACTGATCGAGGTTGTCCGCTTCGTTCACCGCCGTGTTGCCTACCGGGATGCCCAGGAAGCACTACATCAGCGCGTCTCGAAGTAG
- a CDS encoding primary-amine oxidase, with amino-acid sequence MTLTSSETATDAVAIVETQYALATGAEISEVQGILQAAGHLGAEKRIAYLGLVDPARGQSEQDRRFRVFLHDISGGAPTDVLVSVTRGEILSSIELDTKVSGELPVLEEEFEVVETLLATDERWLAALDARDLDVTKVRVAPLSAGVFEYEEERGRRILRGLAFVQDFPEDSAWAHPVDGLVAYVDVVNKEVTQVIDLGVMPIPAEHGNYTDPELTGPLRTTQKPISITQPEGPSFTVTGGNHVEWEKWSVDVGFDVREGVVLHNLAFQDGDRLRPIINRASIAEMVVPYGDPSPIRSWQNYFDTGEYLVGQYANSLELGCDCLGDITYLSPVISDAFGNPREIRNGICMHEEDWGILSKHSDLWTGINYTRRNRRLVISFFTTIGNYDYGFYWYLYLDGTIEFEAKATGVVFTSAFPEGGSDNISQLAPGLGAPFHQHLFSARLDMAIDGFTNRVEEEDVVRQAMGAGNERGNAFSRKRTLLTKESEGVREADARAGRTWIISNPESKNRLGEPVGYKLHAQNQPTLLADPGSSIAKRAAFATKDVWVTRYADEERYPTGDFVNQHSGGAGLPAYIAQDRDIDGQDIVLWHTFGLTHFPRVEDWPIMPVDTVGFKLRPEGFFDRSPVLDVPASASGSSCHSTGAAAESEEHSQPAGHCH; translated from the coding sequence ATGACGCTTACATCATCTGAGACAGCAACAGACGCCGTCGCCATTGTGGAAACGCAGTACGCCCTGGCAACGGGCGCCGAGATCTCTGAGGTCCAGGGAATCCTGCAGGCCGCCGGACACCTAGGCGCCGAGAAGCGCATCGCCTATCTGGGACTGGTGGACCCGGCCCGAGGCCAGTCAGAGCAGGACCGCCGTTTCCGCGTCTTCCTCCACGACATCTCCGGAGGCGCCCCCACTGACGTCCTCGTCTCCGTGACCCGCGGCGAGATCCTCTCCTCCATAGAGCTCGACACCAAGGTCTCCGGCGAACTCCCTGTCCTGGAGGAGGAATTCGAAGTGGTGGAGACACTCCTCGCCACCGATGAGCGGTGGCTCGCCGCCCTCGATGCCCGGGACCTGGACGTCACCAAGGTCCGTGTTGCTCCGCTGTCCGCTGGCGTCTTTGAGTATGAAGAAGAACGCGGCCGTCGCATCCTGCGTGGCCTCGCCTTCGTTCAGGATTTCCCGGAGGACAGTGCTTGGGCACACCCCGTGGATGGACTCGTAGCCTACGTGGACGTGGTCAACAAGGAAGTCACCCAGGTCATCGATCTGGGCGTCATGCCGATCCCGGCAGAGCACGGAAACTACACGGATCCTGAACTGACTGGACCGCTCCGCACCACGCAAAAGCCCATCAGCATCACCCAGCCGGAGGGCCCCAGTTTCACCGTCACAGGTGGCAACCACGTCGAATGGGAAAAGTGGAGCGTGGACGTCGGCTTCGATGTCCGCGAAGGTGTTGTCCTCCACAACCTTGCCTTCCAGGACGGTGACCGGCTCAGGCCCATCATCAACCGCGCCTCCATCGCCGAAATGGTGGTTCCCTACGGCGATCCTTCGCCCATCAGGTCCTGGCAGAACTACTTCGACACCGGCGAGTACCTGGTGGGCCAGTACGCCAACTCTTTGGAACTGGGCTGCGACTGCCTGGGCGACATCACCTACCTCAGCCCTGTCATCAGCGACGCCTTCGGCAACCCCCGCGAAATCCGCAACGGCATCTGCATGCACGAGGAAGACTGGGGCATCCTCTCCAAGCACTCAGACCTGTGGACCGGCATCAATTACACCCGCCGCAACCGCCGCCTGGTGATCTCCTTCTTCACCACTATCGGCAACTACGACTACGGCTTCTACTGGTACCTCTACTTGGACGGCACCATCGAATTCGAAGCCAAGGCCACCGGCGTCGTCTTCACCAGCGCGTTCCCGGAAGGCGGCTCGGACAACATCTCCCAACTCGCCCCGGGCCTCGGTGCCCCCTTCCACCAGCACCTCTTCAGCGCGCGCCTGGACATGGCCATTGACGGCTTCACCAACCGCGTGGAGGAAGAAGACGTAGTCCGCCAGGCCATGGGCGCAGGCAACGAGCGCGGCAACGCGTTCTCCCGCAAGCGCACACTCCTGACCAAAGAATCCGAAGGCGTCCGGGAAGCCGACGCCCGTGCAGGCCGCACCTGGATCATCTCCAACCCGGAATCAAAAAACCGTCTGGGTGAGCCGGTCGGCTACAAACTCCATGCCCAGAACCAGCCCACGCTGCTGGCCGATCCCGGTTCGTCCATCGCCAAGCGCGCAGCGTTCGCCACCAAGGACGTGTGGGTCACCCGCTACGCCGACGAGGAACGCTACCCCACGGGCGACTTCGTGAATCAACACTCCGGCGGCGCCGGCTTGCCGGCTTACATTGCCCAGGACCGCGACATTGACGGTCAGGACATCGTCCTTTGGCACACCTTCGGCCTCACGCATTTCCCGCGCGTGGAGGACTGGCCCATCATGCCCGTGGATACCGTCGGCTTCAAACTCCGGCCGGAAGGCTTCTTTGACCGCAGCCCGGTTCTGGACGTGCCGGCCAGCGCCTCGGGTTCTAGCTGCCACAGCACAGGCGCGGCAGCCGAATCAGAAGAGCACAGCCAGCCCGCCGGGCACTGCCACTAG